A genomic region of Planococcus kocurii contains the following coding sequences:
- a CDS encoding PilZ domain-containing protein: MFYKRLESFRYTFGAPPEIYLQLLDSNNKDALSQKVYCLLLDISPKGAKLFTEEELAARQKTARMKFILNHETITVDATIVWKQKYEEGWLYGADFERNTVKEMLILNEIRELKEIEMN, from the coding sequence ATGTTTTATAAACGCTTAGAAAGCTTTCGCTACACATTTGGGGCACCGCCAGAAATCTATTTACAATTGCTGGACTCAAACAACAAGGACGCCTTATCTCAGAAGGTTTATTGTCTACTGCTTGATATTTCTCCTAAGGGAGCAAAACTATTTACTGAGGAAGAATTGGCGGCGAGACAAAAAACGGCGCGTATGAAATTTATCTTAAATCACGAAACAATAACAGTGGATGCAACGATTGTCTGGAAACAAAAATATGAAGAAGGCTGGTTATATGGTGCGGATTTTGAGCGCAATACAGTAAAGGAAATGCTTATTTTAAACGAAATTAGAGAGTTGAAAGAAATAGAGATGAATTAA
- a CDS encoding SDR family NAD(P)-dependent oxidoreductase — MFKEKTVIVTGAAEGIGNHIAAHFAAEGARVIGLDINPVELKDVEYRKCDVGNFGEVISVFKELHADYGAIHALINNAGLSTFKSIWEVDEQEWDRVIDTNLKSVFICSREAARYMTEDIRSIINMTSTRAFMSEPHTETYSASKGGIFALTHSLAATFSEKGIRVNSIAPGWIHTGDHTDLRDSDHQQHWSGRVGEPADIARACLFLSNPQNSFITGECLNIDGGMTRKMIYEH, encoded by the coding sequence ATGTTTAAGGAGAAGACTGTCATAGTCACAGGCGCAGCTGAAGGAATAGGCAATCATATTGCAGCGCATTTTGCCGCTGAAGGCGCACGCGTCATTGGATTGGATATCAATCCAGTCGAATTAAAGGACGTCGAATACCGAAAATGCGACGTCGGAAATTTTGGTGAAGTTATATCTGTATTTAAAGAACTCCATGCAGACTACGGCGCCATCCACGCACTAATTAACAATGCTGGGCTGTCGACCTTTAAATCGATTTGGGAAGTAGACGAACAGGAGTGGGATCGAGTGATCGATACCAACTTAAAGAGTGTTTTCATTTGCAGTCGAGAAGCAGCTCGTTACATGACAGAAGACATTCGTTCAATTATCAATATGACTTCAACACGCGCTTTTATGTCCGAACCTCATACCGAAACTTATTCGGCATCTAAAGGTGGCATTTTCGCGTTGACCCATTCGCTGGCCGCTACGTTCAGTGAAAAAGGAATTCGCGTCAACTCGATAGCTCCAGGCTGGATTCACACTGGAGACCATACCGACCTAAGAGATAGTGATCATCAGCAACATTGGAGCGGAAGAGTTGGAGAACCTGCAGACATTGCTCGTGCCTGTCTGTTTCTAAGTAACCCACAAAATTCATTCATTACGGGTGAATGCCTAAATATCGACGGCGGCATGACAAGAAAAATGATCTACGAGCACTAA
- the hpf gene encoding ribosome hibernation-promoting factor, HPF/YfiA family, whose translation MLQFNIRGENIEVTPAIRDHIEKKVEKIERYFTDGANATAMVNLKSYNHNQTKVEVTIPMKNLTLRAEERHDDMYAAIDLIVSKLERQIRKYKTKVNRKFRDRDGMGVSFAVAENDTRHQNETEEEDEDFTIVRTKQFELKPMDEEEAVLQMNMLGHNFFVFTDAESNDTNIVYKRKDGSYGLIETSAQ comes from the coding sequence ATGTTGCAATTCAACATTAGAGGCGAAAATATCGAGGTAACTCCCGCAATACGCGATCACATTGAAAAGAAAGTAGAAAAAATTGAACGTTATTTCACAGACGGTGCAAATGCTACCGCAATGGTCAACTTGAAATCGTATAATCATAACCAAACAAAAGTGGAAGTTACAATACCTATGAAAAATTTAACATTACGTGCTGAAGAGCGGCATGACGATATGTATGCAGCAATAGATTTGATTGTTAGCAAATTAGAGCGTCAAATCCGTAAATACAAAACTAAAGTAAACCGCAAGTTCCGTGACCGAGATGGTATGGGTGTGTCATTTGCAGTTGCTGAAAATGATACACGCCACCAAAACGAAACGGAAGAAGAGGACGAGGATTTCACAATCGTTCGCACGAAGCAATTTGAGTTGAAACCGATGGATGAAGAAGAAGCGGTTTTACAGATGAATATGCTAGGACATAACTTCTTCGTCTTCACGGACGCAGAATCTAATGACACGAATATTGTTTACAAGCGAAAAGATGGAAGTTACGGCTTGATCGAAACTTCTGCACAATAA
- a CDS encoding DEAD/DEAH box helicase, with protein sequence MDQLEEFLTGRIWLRDFGPFSKEQVDKAIVSGFVNVRLGITAEKQCIRCLEKSIHKIIPYCCEACQKICYYCRNCLKMGRISSCTELITWALPSQKLPQHHSLNWTGKLTPLQEIASQEVQQSLLQKNDHLIYAVCGAGKTELLFAPIFDALKKGLRVCIAAPRTDVVLELTPRLRAAFSTTTIHSLYGGSPVEPGFAQLVIATTHQLYRFENAFDVLIVDEADAFPYSYDPALKRAVLKAKKKEAPIVYVSATPSDQLVKHVNNKSQLFRRFHGYPLPVPEFRSLWGYEKDFAKGKIPKKLNAWVDEKIEKKQPFLLFFPTIDLIEQAVVLFQKIHPTIEAVHSKDVDRKEKVLKLRQRQIPGVLTSTILERGITIPNVQVAVVGADQSVFDAAALIQIAGRVGRASDYPNGEIVFFHNGIVRQMDQAKKTIISYNGGR encoded by the coding sequence ATGGATCAATTAGAAGAATTTTTGACTGGTAGAATATGGCTTAGGGATTTTGGTCCTTTCTCTAAAGAGCAAGTGGATAAAGCGATAGTAAGTGGTTTTGTCAATGTCCGTTTGGGTATTACTGCAGAAAAACAATGCATCAGATGCCTTGAAAAATCTATACACAAAATTATTCCATATTGTTGTGAGGCGTGTCAGAAAATCTGCTATTACTGCCGAAACTGTCTAAAGATGGGGCGTATCAGTTCTTGTACCGAGTTGATTACGTGGGCACTCCCTTCCCAAAAACTTCCTCAGCACCATTCATTAAATTGGACGGGCAAACTTACTCCTCTACAAGAAATAGCCTCACAAGAAGTACAACAAAGTCTCTTACAAAAAAATGATCATCTTATTTATGCTGTCTGTGGAGCTGGGAAAACCGAACTGCTTTTTGCACCAATCTTCGATGCTTTAAAGAAGGGACTGCGAGTTTGTATTGCGGCTCCAAGAACAGACGTAGTATTAGAGCTAACCCCACGCTTGCGCGCTGCATTCTCGACAACCACTATTCATAGTTTATATGGAGGTTCTCCAGTTGAACCGGGATTTGCGCAGCTTGTCATTGCAACAACGCATCAGCTGTATCGATTCGAAAATGCTTTTGACGTCTTGATTGTCGATGAAGCGGATGCGTTTCCCTATTCTTATGATCCTGCGTTGAAACGAGCTGTTTTAAAAGCGAAGAAAAAAGAAGCACCCATTGTCTATGTATCAGCAACTCCTTCGGATCAGTTAGTTAAGCACGTTAATAATAAATCGCAACTATTTCGGCGTTTTCATGGTTATCCGCTACCGGTTCCGGAATTCCGGTCTTTGTGGGGATACGAGAAAGATTTTGCGAAAGGAAAAATCCCTAAAAAGTTAAATGCATGGGTAGATGAAAAGATAGAAAAGAAACAACCTTTTCTCTTGTTTTTCCCAACAATTGACTTGATTGAACAAGCGGTTGTTTTGTTTCAAAAAATACATCCAACAATCGAGGCTGTTCATTCAAAAGATGTAGATAGAAAAGAAAAAGTTTTGAAACTGCGTCAAAGACAAATCCCTGGTGTCTTGACTTCAACGATTCTAGAACGCGGAATAACAATTCCAAATGTCCAAGTTGCAGTGGTAGGTGCAGATCAATCAGTTTTCGATGCCGCTGCATTGATCCAAATTGCAGGAAGAGTTGGAAGAGCTAGTGATTATCCAAATGGAGAAATCGTATTTTTCCATAACGGCATTGTGCGACAAATGGATCAAGCTAAAAAAACCATTATTTCTTACAATGGAGGACGATAA
- a CDS encoding ComF family protein: MNCYLCDSHMPLQVTWRSIFFNELEEVICKRCRNSFERTVAGCPLCSARVEGKCLDCCEWETTEYKGIIDSGKSLYHYNSAMKEYLHQYKFLQDVALSEVFAALLKEQLRGHSSVIVPIPMNEAKLRVRTFSQVDRLLDAASIPYTHLLGKSEVGIGDKPKLERMALQDVFWWNGKPVPEKILLFDDLYTTGSTMRLAAKVLKDKGAKEIKMMTLIRA; this comes from the coding sequence ATGAATTGTTATTTATGTGACAGCCATATGCCACTCCAAGTAACTTGGCGAAGTATCTTTTTCAATGAACTAGAAGAGGTTATTTGCAAGCGCTGCCGAAACAGTTTTGAGCGAACAGTAGCAGGTTGTCCGCTATGCAGCGCCCGCGTGGAAGGAAAATGTTTGGATTGCTGTGAATGGGAAACGACCGAATATAAGGGGATCATCGACTCAGGAAAAAGCTTATACCATTATAATTCAGCTATGAAAGAATATTTGCACCAATATAAATTTTTGCAAGACGTGGCATTATCCGAAGTTTTTGCGGCTCTCTTGAAAGAACAACTGCGTGGTCATTCGTCGGTCATCGTTCCGATACCGATGAATGAAGCAAAACTGAGAGTCCGAACTTTTTCTCAAGTTGATCGATTGCTGGATGCGGCGTCTATTCCATATACACATCTTCTAGGGAAAAGTGAAGTAGGTATAGGGGATAAACCAAAGCTTGAGAGAATGGCTTTACAAGATGTCTTTTGGTGGAATGGAAAACCTGTCCCTGAAAAAATATTGCTATTTGACGATTTGTATACAACAGGAAGTACGATGCGTTTAGCAGCTAAAGTTTTAAAAGATAAAGGTGCTAAGGAAATTAAGATGATGACGCTAATTCGAGCATAA